GTCGGTCCGAGCATCCGGCCGCGGGCCCGCTCCAGCAGGGGGGTGGCCGACCACGGCTTCGAGCCGGGCGATCTGCAGGCTGATCGCGGATTGCGATCGTCCCAGCCGCTCCGCCGCGCGCGAAAAACTTTTGAGCTCGACGATGGCGAGCAGCGCGCGCAGCGTATCGAGATCGAGGGTCGTCGGCATGGAAGGCTCCCGCGCTGCGGACAATCGGAATGAGATTTATCAATCAAGCCATTGCGGAAATCAATTTCTCCCGTGAGGCCCGCTCGCGCTATCAGGCATGCGCACCGGTCGTAACCGAACGCGCGGGAGAAACATATGCAACGCCGCACTGTCCTGAAGGGTCTGGGTCTGACCGCTACCGCCGCCATCGCGAACACGCCGGCATTTGCGCAAGGCGCGGGAAGTGCTGCGAGCGCGGCGCCATCGCCCTGGCCTTCACCGCAATTGGCGACCGGCAACCGGCTCGGCTATTGCCGTGTCGGTAACGGTCCCACGGTGTGCGTGGTGCTACACGAATGGCTTGGCGATCACGTCAATTGGGAGCCGGTGCTGCCTTATCTCGATCCGGCGCGCTACACCATCGTGTTCATGGATCTCAGGGGTTACGGCTGGTCGCGCGGCATGAGCGGCAGCTACACGCTGGATGAGGCCGCTGCCGACGTGCTGCGCACCGCCGATGAACTCGCCATCACCCGTTTCCATCTTGTCGGTCACTCGATGTCTGGCCTGGTGGCGCAGAAAATTGCGCTTCAGGCGGGGGGCAGGCCCCAGAGCGTGACGCTGTTCTCGCCGGTGCCACCGACCGGCTTCCGCGCCGACGAGGCGGCGATGAAGGCGCTCAATGCCGTCATTGACGAGGACGAAGCGGCCGGGCGCGCGATCACCGCCCGCACATCCAGCCGCTACGGCGCCGGCTGGCTGCGCCGCAAGCTCACCATCGCGCGCTTGGCCTCGACGATCGAGGCCAAGCGCGGCTATCTCATCATGTTCACCTCCTCCACCATATCAGGCGAAACGCATGGACTGTCTGCGCCGATGCATGTCGTGACGGGCGCACTGGATATTCCGTTCTATCGTGGCGAGCCGCTGCGGAATGCCTTCGCGCTGGCCTATCCCCGCGTGACCTTCGAGACCATCGACGACGCCGGCCATTATTCCATGCTGGAAACCCCGGTGCGGGTCGCCAGCATCATCGAGAAGCAGCTCGCGGGCTAGCAGCCGCCATCTGAAGGAGCGGCTGGCTAAGGAGGACTAGCCAAGCCCGCCGCAATCGTTCAAAAGCCCATGGCCTGTCCTCTCAGGGTCCATGCCATGAAGCTTTCGACCGTCACACCCGCCGATATCCGCCGCGCGCTGCTGCTGCGCGAGGAGATTGCGTTGCTCGATCTCAGGTTCGAGGCGGCCTTCGCCACTGGCCATCCGCTGTTTGCCGCCAACATGGCCGTGGATCGGATCGCAATCGAGGCCGCGGTGCGGCTGCCGCGCAAGGACGTGCCAATCGTGATCTATGACGATGGCGAGGGGCTGGTCGCTTCAGGCGCGGAACGATTTGCCGCGCTCGGCTACAGCAATGTTCGCGCGCTCGATGGTGGCCTGAAAGCCTGGCGTGCGGCGGGCTATGAACTGTTCGAGGACGTCAATTCCTATTCAAAGGCGTTTGGCGAGCTGGTCGAGGCGCGCCGTCATACGCCCTCGTTCAGCGCCGACGAGGTGGCAAAACTGATCGCAGACAAGGCCAATATCGCCATCCTCGACGTTCGTCGCTTCGACGAATATGCGACCATGAACATTCCGGGCTCGGTCAGCGTGCCCGGCGCGGAGCTGGTGCTGCGCGCCGGCCAGGCCGCGCCCGATCCCGAGACCACCATCATCGTCAATTGCGCCGGCCGCACCCGCTCGATCATCGGCACCCAATCGCTGATCAATGCCGGCGTGCCCAACAAGGTGCGGGCGCTGCGCAACGGCACGATCGGCTGGACGCTGGCGCGGCACACGCTCAATCACGGCGCCGACAGGCGCGGCGCGATCGGCTCGTTCGAAGGCGGCGCAGCCAATGCCCGCGACGTCGCCTACCGCGCCGGTGTCCGCCACGTCAGTGCGAACGAGATGGCGGCACTGGTCGCAACGGCCGATCGGACGCTCTATCGCTTCGACGTGCGCGACGCCGAGGATTATGCCGCCGGTCATCTCCCGGGCTTTCGCCACTATCCCGGCGGCCAGCTCGTGCAGGAGACCGACATGGCAGCACCCGTGCGCGGCGCGCGCATCGTGCTGACCGACGACAAAGGCGTACGCGCCGATATGACGGCATCCTGGCTCGCGCAGATGGGCTGGGAAGTCTATGTGCTCGAAGGCGGCTATGACGGCACGCTGGAGGCCAGCCCGCCGCTGGTGCTGCCGAAGCCCGATCCGGCGCATCGCTACCGCCGGCCCTATGAGGGCACTGAGGTTGCGGAGAAGGCCATGCAGGCCTATCTCGACTGGGAATATGGCCTCGTCGAGCAGCTCCGCCGTGACGGCACGCACGGGTTCTACGTGATCTGAGGCAGCCACAGTGGATTGCCTCTGCGGCTTTCGGCAAATTTTCTCCGTCGTCCTGGACAAGCGAGCGCTGATCCAGGACCGATTACCACAGGCTCCGCTTTGGCGAAGGCTGGCGGTTACGAGCTCGGGCCACAACTGTTCCCTGGGGTAATGGGTCCTGGCTTTCGCCAGGACGACGTCGAAGCGTGCGGTCAGGTCGCTCTCCCGCCCGCGCCACCTTCTCCCCGTAACCAAACCCTATTGTGCTCGGCCTCGTCTGCGGTCTAAGAGCTGCGGCAAAGCCGTCATTTCAGGAGATTCCATGCCAGCCCCAGGCCAAAGCCCTGAGCGGAGCGCGAAGGCGCTGCTGCTTGAAGGTGTCAACGACAGCGCCGTGGATCTGTTCAAGGGCGCGGGCTTCACCAATGTCGAGCGTCTGACCAAGGCGCTGGACGGCGAGGCGCTGCGCCAGGCGCTCAAGGGCGTGTCGCTGCTCGGCATCCGCTCCCGCACCCAGATCACCGATGAAGTGCTGGAAGCCGCCGACGGGCTGCTTGCGGTCGGCTGCTTCAGCGTCGGCACCAATCAGGTCGATCTGCTTGCGGCGCGCAAGCGTGGCATTCCGGTGTTCAATGCGCCGTTCTCCAACACCCGCAGCGTTGCCGAGCTCGTGATCGGCGAGATCGTGATGCTGCTGCGGCAGATTTTTCCGCGCTCCGTCTCGGCCCATGGCGGCGGTTGGGACAAATCCGCGGCCGGCAGCCGCGAAGTGCGAGGTCGCACGCTCGGCATCATCGGCTATGGCAATATCGGCTCGCAGCTCTCGACCCTCGCCGAAGCCATGGGCATGCGGGTGATCTATTACGATCGCACCGACAAGCTCCGCCACGGCAACACCGAGCCGGTGGAGAAGCTGGAAGAGCTGCTGGCGCAGAGCGACGTGGTCAGCCTGCACGTGCCGGAGACGCCGGAGACCGCGGGCATGATCGGCGAGAAGGAGCTGCGGGCG
This genomic interval from Bradyrhizobium guangzhouense contains the following:
- a CDS encoding helix-turn-helix domain-containing protein; protein product: MPTTLDLDTLRALLAIVELKSFSRAAERLGRSQSAISLQIARLEAVVGHPPAGAGPRPDARTDREGCRTYRACAGDDRAQ
- a CDS encoding alpha/beta fold hydrolase, with the translated sequence MQRRTVLKGLGLTATAAIANTPAFAQGAGSAASAAPSPWPSPQLATGNRLGYCRVGNGPTVCVVLHEWLGDHVNWEPVLPYLDPARYTIVFMDLRGYGWSRGMSGSYTLDEAAADVLRTADELAITRFHLVGHSMSGLVAQKIALQAGGRPQSVTLFSPVPPTGFRADEAAMKALNAVIDEDEAAGRAITARTSSRYGAGWLRRKLTIARLASTIEAKRGYLIMFTSSTISGETHGLSAPMHVVTGALDIPFYRGEPLRNAFALAYPRVTFETIDDAGHYSMLETPVRVASIIEKQLAG
- a CDS encoding rhodanese-like domain-containing protein, producing the protein MKLSTVTPADIRRALLLREEIALLDLRFEAAFATGHPLFAANMAVDRIAIEAAVRLPRKDVPIVIYDDGEGLVASGAERFAALGYSNVRALDGGLKAWRAAGYELFEDVNSYSKAFGELVEARRHTPSFSADEVAKLIADKANIAILDVRRFDEYATMNIPGSVSVPGAELVLRAGQAAPDPETTIIVNCAGRTRSIIGTQSLINAGVPNKVRALRNGTIGWTLARHTLNHGADRRGAIGSFEGGAANARDVAYRAGVRHVSANEMAALVATADRTLYRFDVRDAEDYAAGHLPGFRHYPGGQLVQETDMAAPVRGARIVLTDDKGVRADMTASWLAQMGWEVYVLEGGYDGTLEASPPLVLPKPDPAHRYRRPYEGTEVAEKAMQAYLDWEYGLVEQLRRDGTHGFYVI
- the serA gene encoding phosphoglycerate dehydrogenase, with the protein product MPAPGQSPERSAKALLLEGVNDSAVDLFKGAGFTNVERLTKALDGEALRQALKGVSLLGIRSRTQITDEVLEAADGLLAVGCFSVGTNQVDLLAARKRGIPVFNAPFSNTRSVAELVIGEIVMLLRQIFPRSVSAHGGGWDKSAAGSREVRGRTLGIIGYGNIGSQLSTLAEAMGMRVIYYDRTDKLRHGNTEPVEKLEELLAQSDVVSLHVPETPETAGMIGEKELRAMKPGSFLINNSRGTVVDLDALADALRDGRIAGAAIDVFPVEPSSNSERFKSPVQGLNNVILTPHIGGSTEEAQERIGGEVARKLVDYFITGSTMGAVNFPEVQLHLRPSGARFSHVHRNVPGMLRRLNEVFLQRDINIAAQYLETAGDLGYVVLDADLGGRDSGELLAQIRALEGTIGARLVFEH